The following are encoded in a window of Syngnathus scovelli strain Florida chromosome 4, RoL_Ssco_1.2, whole genome shotgun sequence genomic DNA:
- the arpp19a gene encoding cAMP-regulated phosphoprotein 19a — translation MSDGTEDIPASEETLVEEQEVQDKMINPEKAEEAKLKARYPNLGNKPGGSDLLRKRLQKGQKYFDSGDYNMAKAKIKNKQLPTAAAPEKTEITGDHIPTPQDLPQRKPSLVASKLAG, via the exons ATGTCGGACGGAACCGAAGACATTCCGGCGTCCGAGGAGACGCTGGTCGAAGAGCAG gagGTTCAGGACAAAATGATCAATCCAGAAAAAGCAGAGGAGGCCAAACTGAAGGCCAGATACCCAAACTTGGGCAATAAACCTGGCGGTTCCGATCTGCTTCGTAAACGCCTTCAGAAGGGG CAAAAGTACTTTGACTCAGGTGATTACAACATGGCCAAAGCCAAGATAAAGAACAAGCAGCTGCCGACGGCAGCGGCACCCGAGAAGACAGAGATCACGGGGGACCACATCCCCACCCCCCAGGACCTGCCCCAGAGGAAACCCTCCCTGGTTGCCAGTAAATTGGCAGGGTGA